Proteins encoded by one window of Vampirovibrionales bacterium:
- the recJ gene encoding single-stranded-DNA-specific exonuclease RecJ: protein MTARAHWRFRGGEAPHLSPALIKAAGDSRILARLLLNRGLQTPQAMRAFLDMDAYAPTDPAQLPDFAPALARLRQAIDGGEAILVFGDFDVDGQTGTAIFTDTLRHLGANFSAYIPDRASEGHGLNATALCRLVSARGLKLVVTTDTGITNFKEVSLLRGLGVDTIVTDHHDPPEQIPPAVANVNPKLLQDAQHPLYHMCGAGVAYKLCQALLSSYEQADFAETLLDLAALGTVVDMMPLLQENRWLVWRGLQVMNANRRPGIAALLAQAGASPEASVTSETLGFTIGPRLNAVGRLERADEAVELLTSADPERCRIIAARFEALNRKRQELCERTVLDAERYVVSHGALDGQRALILANADWHPGIIGLAATRLKEKFSVPVFLLIPDAAKREARCSARSIDGFPLMERLSELSHYFLHAGGHAGAGGFALPLDRLEAFKNDLYALAARTITDEMLRPTLEVDERLDWEHLTPGLITIIDRMRPFGQANPSPLFLVENIAIAGQKTLGESGDHLKLILAPSDAPSRTGPPAPNQQNRIEGLIWGFGRSGAGARLDASHPWSLVASAEQNDWRGQQRLQLIIRDYAPAGSTDARAQRSQSAAIAPNAEGPPAQRNGHERNASSQSPAVTAPARAQTEKMSAQEEEGPTIWLDHRSREGVESFVGQLMLPLQEGRSVALYHEGRAPQIPFLDEGILCGRETLRAAQELVFWDLPPDPATFRHVMESVQPSMVHLVGGKYQSAPVFPPARDLARLTAMAIRHLAGERPGDPIALSTPELAQRLATTPAVIVGAVALLARLNQLVVAPLGEDGPKTLSLQALPTLDPASIPEGDTLTSLLEYHALRHSLSQVSRYRHWLLSAPMEAIKTLGPLAPDLFSLAAREPAQTVSAARA from the coding sequence ATGACGGCGCGCGCGCACTGGCGTTTTCGCGGAGGCGAGGCGCCGCACCTCAGCCCGGCGCTGATTAAGGCGGCGGGCGATTCGCGCATTCTGGCGCGCCTGCTGTTGAATCGCGGGCTTCAGACGCCGCAAGCCATGCGCGCGTTTCTGGACATGGACGCCTACGCGCCAACGGATCCCGCGCAACTGCCCGACTTTGCGCCCGCGCTGGCGCGCCTGCGGCAGGCCATCGACGGGGGCGAGGCGATTCTGGTCTTTGGCGACTTCGACGTCGACGGCCAGACGGGAACCGCCATTTTTACGGACACGCTGCGTCATCTGGGGGCGAATTTCAGCGCGTACATTCCCGATCGCGCCAGCGAAGGCCACGGGCTCAACGCCACGGCCCTGTGTCGGCTCGTGAGCGCGCGCGGCCTCAAGCTGGTGGTGACAACCGACACTGGCATTACCAATTTCAAGGAAGTCAGCCTGTTACGAGGTCTTGGCGTCGACACGATCGTCACCGATCACCACGATCCGCCGGAGCAGATCCCGCCCGCCGTTGCCAACGTGAATCCGAAGCTGTTGCAGGACGCGCAGCACCCGCTTTATCACATGTGCGGCGCAGGCGTGGCGTACAAGCTTTGTCAGGCGCTGCTGTCGTCATACGAACAGGCCGATTTCGCCGAAACCCTGCTGGATTTAGCCGCTCTCGGCACCGTCGTCGATATGATGCCGCTGCTTCAGGAAAACCGCTGGCTCGTCTGGCGCGGCCTGCAAGTGATGAACGCCAATCGCCGTCCCGGCATCGCCGCGCTGCTGGCGCAAGCCGGGGCGTCCCCTGAGGCGAGCGTCACCAGCGAGACGCTCGGCTTTACCATTGGCCCGCGTCTCAACGCCGTCGGACGTCTGGAGCGCGCCGATGAAGCCGTCGAGCTGCTGACGTCTGCGGATCCCGAACGCTGTCGTATCATTGCGGCGCGCTTTGAGGCGCTCAACCGCAAGCGTCAGGAGTTATGCGAGCGTACCGTTCTGGACGCCGAGCGCTATGTGGTTTCCCATGGGGCGCTCGATGGTCAGCGCGCGCTGATTCTGGCGAACGCCGACTGGCATCCGGGGATTATCGGGCTGGCGGCCACGCGGCTGAAAGAGAAGTTCAGCGTCCCGGTGTTCCTGCTGATTCCAGACGCCGCCAAGCGCGAAGCCCGCTGCTCGGCGCGCAGTATCGACGGATTTCCGCTGATGGAGCGCCTGTCAGAGTTGAGTCATTACTTCCTGCACGCGGGCGGTCATGCGGGCGCCGGCGGCTTCGCCCTGCCGCTGGATCGGCTGGAGGCCTTCAAAAACGACCTCTACGCACTGGCTGCGCGTACGATTACCGACGAGATGCTACGCCCGACGCTGGAAGTCGACGAGCGGCTCGACTGGGAGCATCTGACGCCGGGGCTGATCACGATCATTGATCGGATGCGTCCCTTCGGGCAAGCCAATCCTTCGCCCCTGTTTCTGGTAGAAAACATCGCCATCGCCGGGCAAAAGACGCTGGGCGAGTCAGGCGACCACCTCAAGCTGATTCTCGCTCCGAGCGACGCGCCAAGCCGGACCGGCCCCCCTGCGCCCAATCAACAGAACCGCATCGAAGGCCTGATCTGGGGATTCGGACGCAGCGGCGCGGGCGCGCGTCTGGACGCCAGTCATCCATGGTCGCTGGTGGCCTCAGCCGAGCAGAACGACTGGCGCGGCCAGCAGCGGCTTCAGTTGATTATCCGCGACTATGCGCCCGCCGGATCCACCGATGCGCGCGCCCAGCGCAGCCAGAGCGCAGCCATTGCGCCGAACGCCGAGGGACCGCCCGCGCAGCGCAATGGCCATGAACGCAACGCCTCTTCGCAAAGCCCGGCTGTGACGGCCCCTGCTCGCGCTCAGACGGAAAAAATGAGCGCACAAGAGGAGGAAGGCCCCACAATCTGGCTGGATCACCGCAGCCGCGAGGGCGTCGAAAGCTTCGTCGGGCAATTGATGCTGCCCCTACAGGAGGGCCGCTCCGTTGCGCTCTACCACGAAGGCCGCGCGCCTCAGATTCCCTTTCTGGACGAGGGCATTCTCTGCGGGCGTGAGACGCTGCGGGCCGCCCAGGAGCTGGTATTCTGGGACTTACCGCCCGATCCGGCGACGTTTCGCCACGTGATGGAGAGCGTTCAGCCGTCGATGGTCCATCTGGTGGGCGGAAAATATCAATCTGCGCCGGTGTTTCCACCCGCGCGGGATCTGGCGCGGCTGACGGCGATGGCGATTCGGCATCTGGCCGGCGAGCGTCCGGGCGACCCCATTGCCCTTTCGACGCCGGAACTCGCTCAACGCCTCGCCACGACCCCGGCGGTGATTGTCGGCGCGGTTGCGTTGCTGGCGCGCCTGAATCAGCTTGTCGTCGCGCCCTTGGGCGAAGACGGGCCAAAAACGCTGTCGTTACAAGCCCTCCCGACGCTGGACCCGGCGAGTATCCCGGAGGGAGATACGCTGACATCGTTGCTGGAGTATCACGCCTTGCGTCACAGCCTCTCTCAGGTCAGTCGTTACCGACACTGGCTGCTCAGCGCGCCGATGGAAGCCATCAAGACGCTGGGACCGCTGGCGCCCGACCTGTTTTCGCTCGCCGCGCGCGAGCCCGCCCAGACCGTCAGCGCGGCGCGGGCGTGA
- the asnS gene encoding asparagine--tRNA ligase codes for MTDSDASISSDASLSSDASISSGPIAAADGGPLALRPTIERIAQYDGQRVTLYGWLYNKRSSGKLHFLQVRDGTGVIQCVMFRGDVAPALFEAADRVSQESSVRVSGVVRADTRSALGYELSVSDFEVLGAAQEYPITPKDHGVAFLMDHRHLWLRSSRQHAILRIRAEIIAAIRDYFDGQGFTLVDSPIFTPNACEGSSNLFETQYFDGKAYLTQSGQLYAEAAAAAVGRAYCFGPTFRAEKSKTRRHLTEFWMVEPEVAFLDLAGDMDLAEDFVCAIVQRVLKRRRPELLALERDITKLEAIQKPFPRICYDEALAILKTEGHDVPWGEDFGGDEETVISQRFDRPVLIHRYPREVKAFYMKADPENPKLALNVDMIAPEGYGEIIGGGQREDDFDVLLRGIHAHELPQEAFGWYLDLRRYGTFPHAGFGLGVERTVAWICGLHHVRETIPFPRLMDRLSP; via the coding sequence ATGACCGATTCAGACGCCTCGATTTCTTCAGACGCTTCACTCTCTTCAGACGCCTCGATTTCTTCAGGCCCGATTGCCGCCGCCGACGGCGGGCCTCTGGCCCTGCGGCCCACGATTGAACGCATTGCGCAATACGACGGCCAGCGCGTGACACTCTATGGCTGGCTGTATAACAAGCGCTCCAGCGGCAAACTGCACTTTTTACAGGTGCGCGACGGCACCGGGGTGATTCAGTGCGTGATGTTTCGCGGCGACGTGGCGCCGGCGCTCTTTGAAGCCGCCGATCGCGTCTCGCAGGAGTCCTCGGTGCGCGTGAGCGGCGTGGTTCGAGCCGATACGCGCTCAGCGCTGGGATACGAGCTGTCGGTCAGCGATTTTGAAGTGTTGGGCGCGGCTCAGGAATACCCCATCACGCCGAAAGATCATGGCGTGGCCTTTCTCATGGATCATCGTCACCTGTGGCTGCGATCCAGCCGTCAGCATGCGATTCTACGCATCCGCGCCGAAATTATCGCGGCGATTCGCGATTATTTTGACGGCCAGGGCTTTACGCTAGTGGATTCTCCTATTTTCACGCCCAACGCCTGCGAAGGGTCTTCCAATCTGTTTGAAACCCAGTATTTTGACGGCAAGGCCTACCTCACCCAGAGCGGGCAACTTTACGCCGAAGCCGCCGCCGCCGCGGTCGGGCGCGCGTACTGCTTCGGGCCGACGTTTCGGGCTGAGAAATCCAAAACGCGCCGTCACCTGACGGAATTCTGGATGGTGGAGCCGGAAGTGGCCTTTCTGGATCTGGCGGGCGACATGGATCTGGCTGAAGACTTCGTCTGCGCCATTGTTCAGCGCGTGTTGAAACGCCGGCGGCCTGAACTGCTCGCCCTGGAGCGGGACATCACCAAGCTCGAAGCCATCCAGAAGCCGTTTCCCCGGATTTGCTATGATGAAGCGCTGGCGATTCTCAAGACCGAAGGCCATGATGTCCCGTGGGGAGAGGATTTTGGCGGCGACGAAGAAACCGTCATCTCACAGCGCTTTGATCGCCCGGTCCTGATTCACCGCTATCCGCGCGAGGTGAAGGCGTTTTATATGAAAGCCGACCCCGAAAATCCCAAGCTGGCGCTGAATGTGGATATGATCGCCCCGGAAGGCTACGGCGAAATCATTGGCGGGGGGCAGCGCGAGGACGATTTCGACGTCCTGCTGCGCGGGATTCACGCCCATGAGTTGCCGCAAGAGGCGTTTGGCTGGTATCTGGACCTGCGCCGTTACGGGACGTTTCCGCATGCGGGCTTTGGCCTTGGCGTTGAACGCACCGTGGCCTGGATCTG
- the cpaB gene encoding Flp pilus assembly protein CpaB gives MASKPGGPGKTGALFLAGAIVMAIITAVVFNNAVKGADRKKTAVVETEGVMVAAQYIPAGTALNGVQLKRLAFPKRYLSPGSYFTRPGELIGRTIRGDLIPGEIVYRQKLAGDKSRGGLPVMIPNGLRAVSISVNEVKSVAGFVKPGDHVDVIATFQLRSQEEDAPTDKLRLSRTVLQNVLVLATAQTMINNAEPQAEKPPALLDAERDPKAKPGQEAKKSARDIEREQRQREKSQKDAEKRAKTTSSVTLALSPSQAEQAALLEEASEIHLTLRGEGDTKTTTLGSAESRQLILGAGAPAPGAWPFARPAARSADPVTPATPRPGSSGRTVELIQGGSKSTVNF, from the coding sequence ATGGCGAGCAAACCCGGCGGCCCCGGTAAAACAGGCGCTCTGTTTCTGGCAGGGGCGATTGTGATGGCGATTATCACGGCGGTGGTGTTTAACAACGCCGTCAAGGGCGCTGATCGCAAGAAGACGGCGGTCGTTGAGACCGAAGGCGTGATGGTTGCGGCGCAGTACATCCCGGCGGGCACGGCCCTGAACGGGGTTCAGCTCAAGCGGCTGGCCTTTCCCAAGCGCTACCTGTCGCCCGGTTCGTATTTTACCCGCCCCGGCGAGCTGATCGGCCGTACGATTCGCGGCGACCTTATCCCCGGCGAGATTGTCTACCGTCAGAAGCTGGCGGGCGATAAATCGCGCGGCGGCCTGCCGGTGATGATTCCCAATGGCTTGCGGGCCGTGTCGATTAGCGTCAACGAGGTCAAGAGCGTGGCGGGTTTCGTCAAGCCCGGCGATCATGTCGACGTCATCGCCACGTTCCAGTTGCGTTCTCAGGAAGAGGATGCCCCGACTGATAAGCTGCGCCTGTCTCGCACAGTATTGCAAAACGTCCTGGTGCTGGCCACGGCCCAAACCATGATTAACAACGCCGAGCCGCAGGCCGAAAAACCGCCTGCGCTGCTGGACGCCGAGCGCGACCCGAAGGCTAAACCCGGACAGGAAGCCAAGAAATCGGCCCGAGATATCGAGCGCGAGCAGCGCCAGCGCGAGAAATCCCAGAAGGATGCTGAGAAGCGGGCCAAGACCACCTCCAGCGTCACGCTGGCCCTGAGCCCGTCGCAAGCCGAACAGGCCGCGCTGCTGGAAGAAGCCAGCGAGATTCACCTGACGCTGCGCGGCGAAGGCGATACCAAAACCACAACGCTGGGCAGCGCGGAAAGCCGTCAGTTGATTCTCGGCGCCGGCGCCCCGGCTCCTGGCGCGTGGCCTTTTGCCAGACCTGCTGCGAGATCGGCGGATCCCGTAACGCCCGCAACCCCGCGTCCGGGGAGTTCGGGCCGGACTGTCGAGCTGATTCAGGGTGGCAGTAAGTCGACGGTGAACTTCTAG
- a CDS encoding class I SAM-dependent methyltransferase has product MSVSSPASPVLDGVDPCAALYQTIFGFTQGRLLFSAIELDIFTRIAQGCDAAPALSKAVGADLRAMRIFLDGLVGAGLLQKSPQSPDAYTIPAAYAPYLVQGAPHYLGGLIVHGRRLSDAWGALTEVLRRGRPSGRAQALTVVEEQFAELVSGMAILHEASAEQLAQALSQRELTPAPGANGLRILDIGCGTGHWSAALLRAFPASVATLVDFRRVIEVAARYMAQHGLSDRVTTVAGDLEELSFDPMAYDVVILANLCHAIGPSAAQEALKKAAQALAPGGSLIIVESLADVQRAQPGWPLIFGVNMLVSTDEGDVLTQAQCDAWLSVLGFAASEAIALEPPLTALLCAAPAPR; this is encoded by the coding sequence ATGTCCGTTTCATCGCCTGCTTCGCCTGTTCTGGATGGCGTGGATCCCTGCGCGGCGCTGTATCAGACGATTTTTGGCTTTACGCAGGGCCGCCTGCTGTTTTCCGCCATCGAGCTGGACATCTTTACCCGCATTGCGCAGGGCTGCGACGCGGCCCCGGCGCTGAGCAAGGCGGTAGGAGCCGATCTCAGGGCCATGCGGATTTTTCTGGATGGACTGGTGGGGGCCGGGCTTCTGCAGAAATCGCCGCAATCGCCGGATGCCTATACGATCCCGGCGGCGTATGCCCCGTATCTCGTTCAGGGCGCGCCGCATTATCTCGGCGGCTTGATTGTTCACGGCCGGCGCCTGTCAGACGCCTGGGGCGCCCTGACAGAAGTCTTGCGCCGTGGGCGTCCAAGCGGTCGCGCGCAAGCGCTGACGGTGGTGGAAGAGCAATTTGCTGAGCTGGTCAGCGGTATGGCTATCCTGCACGAGGCGTCTGCGGAACAACTGGCCCAAGCGCTCTCGCAACGAGAGTTGACGCCTGCGCCGGGCGCAAACGGCCTGCGGATTCTCGATATCGGCTGCGGCACCGGGCATTGGTCGGCTGCGCTGTTACGGGCGTTTCCGGCAAGCGTGGCGACGCTGGTGGATTTTCGCCGCGTGATTGAGGTTGCAGCGCGCTATATGGCCCAACACGGCCTGTCCGATCGCGTTACGACTGTCGCCGGCGATCTCGAAGAACTCTCGTTTGACCCGATGGCTTACGATGTGGTGATTCTCGCCAATCTTTGCCATGCAATCGGCCCCAGCGCCGCGCAAGAAGCGCTCAAGAAGGCCGCACAAGCCCTTGCGCCCGGCGGCTCGCTGATTATTGTCGAGTCTCTGGCGGACGTCCAGCGCGCCCAGCCCGGCTGGCCCCTGATTTTCGGCGTGAATATGCTGGTCAGCACCGACGAGGGCGACGTCCTGACCCAAGCCCAGTGCGACGCCTGGCTTTCGGTGCTGGGATTCGCCGCCAGCGAGGCGATTGCGCTGGAGCCGCCTCTCACCGCGTTGCTTTGCGCCGCGCCCGCCCCTCGGTAA
- a CDS encoding adenine phosphoribosyltransferase: protein MPRQEISVSQIQAAIRDVPDFPKPGIIFKDITTVLRDPRLFRQTIDYFHYYLGDKPVDYVVGIESRGFILGCALAYSLGAGFVPIRKVGKLPGLVERHEYDLEYGSDTVEIHKDAIEPGSRVVLIDDLLATGGTASAAATLLTRLDARLTATLFMVELGFLNGRAKLPAGLDAHAMIVYP, encoded by the coding sequence ATGCCGCGTCAAGAGATCTCCGTCTCGCAGATTCAGGCCGCCATCCGTGACGTCCCGGATTTCCCCAAGCCGGGCATTATTTTCAAGGACATCACCACGGTTTTGCGCGATCCACGGCTGTTTCGCCAGACGATTGACTATTTTCACTACTATCTGGGCGATAAACCCGTCGACTACGTGGTTGGCATCGAGTCGCGCGGCTTTATTCTGGGTTGCGCGCTGGCGTATTCGCTGGGCGCGGGCTTTGTGCCGATCCGCAAGGTTGGCAAGCTGCCGGGGCTGGTCGAGCGCCATGAGTACGATCTGGAATACGGCTCAGACACGGTCGAAATTCACAAAGACGCCATCGAACCCGGTTCGCGCGTAGTCTTAATCGACGATCTCCTCGCCACCGGCGGCACGGCATCGGCCGCGGCGACCCTGCTGACCCGTCTGGACGCGCGGCTGACGGCGACTCTGTTCATGGTCGAGTTGGGCTTTCTCAACGGGCGCGCCAAGCTGCCCGCCGGGCTCGACGCGCATGCGATGATTGTCTATCCCTAG
- the prfA gene encoding peptide chain release factor 1, giving the protein METLFEKLEDLQRTYESLGEQLSQPEVLANPNRLRELAKQRAALEETMAAFANWKRIDRDWQDSQDLLRGETDDEMRDFLNAELERLADERLAQQEALRLMLLPRDPNDDRNIMLEIRGSAGGDEANIFAADLMRMYLRYADRCGWKAKIMNVSDSDLGGVSEAFIQISGDQVYRRLKYESGVHRVQRVPVTESQGRVHTSTATVAVMPEIDDVSIDINPGDIEIMTIRSGGAGGQNVNKVETAVRLFHKPSGIQIHCTQERSQHQNRELAMQLLKAKLFDLEMQRQNKEVSDLRRSQVGTGDRSERIRTYNYPQDRLTDHRIGQNFSLSPVIEGALDDLIEQLTLADQKAKLEKLALQSSG; this is encoded by the coding sequence ATGGAAACCCTTTTCGAGAAATTGGAAGACCTTCAGCGCACGTATGAATCCCTGGGGGAGCAGCTTTCGCAGCCCGAGGTGCTGGCAAACCCTAATCGCTTGCGAGAACTCGCCAAGCAGCGCGCCGCTCTCGAAGAAACCATGGCCGCTTTTGCCAACTGGAAGCGCATCGACCGTGACTGGCAGGACTCGCAAGACCTGCTGCGCGGCGAAACTGACGACGAGATGCGCGACTTCCTCAACGCAGAACTCGAACGCCTCGCCGACGAGCGCCTCGCCCAGCAGGAAGCCCTGCGCCTGATGCTCCTGCCGCGCGACCCTAACGACGATCGCAACATCATGCTTGAGATTCGCGGCAGCGCCGGGGGCGACGAGGCCAACATCTTCGCCGCCGACCTGATGCGCATGTACCTGCGCTACGCCGATCGCTGCGGCTGGAAGGCCAAGATCATGAACGTTTCTGACAGCGATCTCGGCGGCGTGAGCGAGGCGTTTATTCAAATCAGCGGTGATCAGGTCTATCGCCGCCTGAAGTACGAATCTGGCGTTCACCGCGTGCAACGCGTCCCGGTGACGGAATCTCAGGGCCGCGTCCATACCAGCACCGCCACCGTGGCCGTCATGCCGGAAATCGACGACGTGTCGATCGATATCAACCCCGGCGATATTGAGATCATGACCATCCGCAGTGGCGGCGCGGGCGGGCAAAACGTCAACAAGGTTGAAACCGCCGTCCGCCTGTTTCACAAGCCCAGCGGCATTCAAATTCATTGTACGCAGGAGCGTAGCCAGCATCAGAACCGGGAATTGGCCATGCAGCTGCTAAAAGCGAAACTCTTTGATCTCGAAATGCAGCGCCAAAACAAGGAAGTATCCGATTTGCGACGCTCTCAAGTCGGCACTGGCGACCGTAGCGAGCGCATTCGAACGTATAATTATCCACAGGACCGTCTAACAGACCACCGGATCGGCCAAAACTTCTCGCTGAGCCCGGTTATCGAGGGCGCGCTCGATGATCTGATCGAACAATTGACGCTGGCCGATCAAAAGGCAAAACTCGAAAAGCTGGCCCTGCAATCGTCTGGCTAG
- a CDS encoding pilus assembly protein N-terminal domain-containing protein produces the protein MMNFRGGIAVSLSGLMIGALVGGPMPVMWGEKAQSLLHPAQTPAPMPPSKRAPASAPVMIPTASKITPPPASPAAPLVAAPEKAAPKPAFSFLDNPEQVLADDVAWRVAKNRPPLSVAAAPEARAIPEPQEALNLFQLALPAPVARPEIPASAAASDNALSVIPPMPLPASVIASASTIKRAPKAVSTPVVAKAEARVAAQSLEVTLGKARIVNLQYPASRVSLSNPDVASVVVLSPKQVQIVGSKVGVANLLIWDDAHADRYSVVDITVQRDVTTLSRQIRMIDPQIVVMPMAAEDSVILTGAAASREQAQLAVEIAKAYFTGKSGGVSAAAGGASGAAGDKDANSMSPGSAAPGQVPNIINLIRIQGEPSTKAEAVRLKLRDIDPNIRMDVAPGLGGAEKVILTGKVRSANVISRAINLTSVFYGKPGLTVLTGPGGNAIRQTGKADFQGAEAFNDNMDINILQGSIVTDASGNVVSMMEVSQRPQILCRVKVLDVNRAALKQLGSNYLGNYNDVTLGSFSGSQSPAAGKTVATLDPEDSGSLILENAAEKARSGTVKFASGVNPVFGDGVTQFLTLKQKHSLAISALVEKRKARSLAEPTLVMLSGEKASFLAGGEIPIPVTGTNGQISIEYHEFGIRLNLIATVDDDGKIHLQIAPEVSTVDNANAITTNAVSVPAFATRRFQTTVELMNGESFVMAGLFNQEETESASHLPGVGSIPFIGAFFRSKYTDRRDHEMVVILQPEVVIKPDSSAMSPDMRGLRTLRP, from the coding sequence GTGATGAACTTCAGAGGCGGAATCGCCGTGAGCTTGAGCGGGCTGATGATTGGCGCGCTCGTCGGGGGCCCCATGCCCGTGATGTGGGGCGAAAAGGCCCAATCCTTGCTGCATCCCGCCCAGACGCCAGCCCCTATGCCCCCAAGCAAGCGTGCGCCCGCCAGTGCGCCCGTGATGATTCCCACAGCGTCCAAAATCACGCCGCCCCCGGCGTCGCCTGCCGCTCCCCTCGTAGCTGCGCCCGAGAAGGCCGCGCCCAAGCCGGCGTTCTCCTTTCTGGATAATCCCGAGCAGGTCCTGGCGGATGACGTCGCCTGGCGCGTGGCCAAGAACCGCCCGCCGCTGAGCGTTGCCGCCGCCCCGGAGGCGCGCGCCATCCCCGAGCCGCAAGAGGCGCTCAACCTGTTTCAGTTGGCCTTGCCCGCTCCTGTGGCCCGGCCTGAAATCCCCGCGAGCGCGGCGGCTTCTGACAATGCGCTGTCCGTGATCCCGCCGATGCCTTTGCCTGCATCGGTGATTGCGTCTGCGTCGACCATCAAGCGTGCGCCCAAAGCCGTGTCGACGCCGGTCGTCGCCAAAGCCGAAGCCCGCGTGGCCGCCCAGTCGCTGGAAGTCACCCTGGGCAAGGCCCGCATCGTGAATCTGCAATATCCTGCGAGCCGAGTCTCGCTCAGCAACCCGGATGTCGCCTCGGTGGTGGTCCTGTCGCCCAAGCAGGTGCAGATTGTCGGCTCGAAGGTCGGCGTCGCCAACCTGCTTATCTGGGATGACGCCCATGCGGATCGCTATAGCGTCGTAGACATCACGGTTCAGCGGGACGTGACCACGCTCTCGCGCCAGATTCGCATGATTGACCCGCAAATCGTCGTGATGCCCATGGCGGCTGAAGATTCCGTCATTCTGACCGGCGCCGCCGCGTCGCGCGAACAGGCGCAACTGGCTGTGGAAATCGCGAAAGCCTACTTCACCGGCAAAAGCGGCGGGGTTTCGGCGGCTGCTGGCGGCGCTTCCGGCGCGGCGGGCGATAAGGACGCCAACAGCATGAGCCCGGGATCGGCTGCTCCGGGGCAAGTCCCGAACATTATTAACCTGATTCGCATTCAGGGAGAGCCTTCCACCAAGGCGGAGGCTGTGCGGCTCAAGCTCCGCGATATCGATCCGAATATTCGTATGGATGTCGCCCCCGGTCTGGGCGGCGCGGAGAAGGTTATTCTGACCGGAAAGGTCCGAAGCGCGAACGTTATCAGCCGCGCTATCAATCTGACCAGCGTCTTCTACGGCAAACCTGGCCTGACGGTGCTGACCGGCCCCGGCGGCAACGCGATCCGCCAGACGGGCAAGGCCGATTTCCAGGGCGCCGAAGCGTTTAACGACAACATGGACATCAATATCCTGCAGGGCTCGATTGTCACCGACGCCTCGGGCAATGTGGTCAGCATGATGGAAGTGTCCCAGCGCCCGCAAATCCTGTGCCGGGTGAAGGTGCTGGACGTGAACCGCGCGGCGCTCAAGCAGTTGGGCAGCAACTATCTGGGCAACTATAACGATGTGACGCTGGGCAGCTTCAGCGGCTCGCAGTCGCCGGCGGCGGGTAAGACCGTGGCCACGCTCGATCCCGAAGACTCCGGCAGCCTGATTCTCGAAAACGCGGCGGAAAAAGCCCGCTCGGGAACCGTCAAGTTCGCCAGCGGCGTGAATCCTGTCTTCGGCGACGGGGTGACGCAGTTTCTCACGCTGAAGCAGAAGCATTCGCTGGCCATCAGCGCGCTGGTGGAAAAACGCAAGGCCCGCTCGCTGGCGGAACCAACGCTGGTGATGCTTAGCGGCGAAAAGGCCAGTTTTCTGGCCGGGGGCGAGATTCCCATCCCGGTCACCGGGACCAATGGCCAGATTAGCATTGAATATCACGAGTTTGGCATCCGACTGAACCTCATTGCCACGGTGGACGACGACGGCAAGATTCACCTCCAGATCGCCCCCGAGGTCAGCACGGTGGACAATGCCAACGCGATTACGACCAACGCGGTTTCGGTGCCCGCCTTCGCGACGCGGCGCTTTCAGACGACCGTCGAGCTGATGAACGGCGAGAGCTTCGTGATGGCCGGCCTGTTCAATCAGGAAGAAACCGAGTCGGCCAGCCATCTGCCCGGCGTGGGCTCGATTCCCTTTATCGGCGCGTTTTTCCGCAGCAAGTACACCGACCGGCGCGACCATGAGATGGTCGTCATCCTCCAGCCGGAAGTGGTGATTAAGCCCGATAGCAGCGCTATGAGCCCTGATATGAGAGGCCTTCGGACCTTGCGTCCTTAA
- the rpmE gene encoding 50S ribosomal protein L31 has translation MKEKTHPQYNVVEAVCVCGHRLLTGTTLQAISVEICENCHPFYTGQQKIVDTEGRVERFNKRYADVAPATRLDAKKKAKEKAEAMERQQKRRAQAMAASQPKPRAAANPGAKPAAAEAPAPEPQAAPAPEAAAPEAPAAE, from the coding sequence ATGAAAGAGAAAACCCATCCCCAGTACAACGTCGTTGAAGCCGTCTGCGTGTGCGGACACCGCCTGCTGACCGGTACGACGCTGCAAGCCATTTCTGTTGAGATTTGCGAAAACTGCCACCCGTTCTATACGGGCCAGCAAAAGATTGTGGACACCGAAGGCCGCGTGGAGCGCTTCAACAAGCGCTACGCCGATGTGGCCCCTGCCACCAGGCTCGACGCCAAAAAGAAAGCCAAAGAAAAGGCCGAGGCCATGGAGCGCCAGCAGAAGCGTCGCGCCCAGGCCATGGCCGCGTCTCAGCCAAAGCCGCGCGCTGCGGCTAATCCGGGGGCAAAACCTGCCGCCGCCGAGGCTCCTGCGCCTGAGCCGCAAGCCGCCCCTGCGCCTGAAGCCGCTGCGCCAGAAGCGCCCGCCGCCGAGTAG